In Phragmites australis chromosome 24, lpPhrAust1.1, whole genome shotgun sequence, the following are encoded in one genomic region:
- the LOC133907815 gene encoding RPM1 interacting protein 13-like, producing the protein MAKVKRSAPTPAAKVKRPAPTPAGNVIEIPSSPDPSVGGSANGSTSKKKAWKRSAPLDFDDEVKMWTPREKRRLDADCQILATDPLAATEVASAAANDDVAVVAERGKVACRDYPHPRSACAKHPFNTTPHERHCGKCFCYVCDIAAPCVSWKGVGGHCHASDKDKRWKTMRLSRQKQRK; encoded by the exons ATGGCCAAGGTCAAGCGGTCGGCGCCCACGCCCGCCGCCAAGGTCAAGAGGCCGGCGCCCACGCCCGCGGGGAATGTGATCGAAATCCCGTCGTCCCCCGACCCCTCCGTTGGCGGCAGCGCCAATGGGAGCACCTCGAAGAAGAAGGCGTGGAAAAGGTCCGCGCCGCTCGACTTCGACGACGAGGTCAAGATGTGGACCCCGCGGGAGAAGCGGCGCCTCGACGCGGATTGTCAAATCCTCGCCACCGACCCGCTCGCCGCCACTGAGGTGGCCTCCGCCGCCGCAAATGACGACGTCGCGGTCGTCGCCGAGCGGGGCAAG GTGGCGTGCAGAGATTACCCCCATCCTAGGTCCGCTTGCGCCAAGCACCCATTTAACACTACGCCTCATGAGCGCCACTGCGGCAAG TGTTTCTGCTATGTGTGCGATATCGCTGCCCCATGTGTGTCTTGGAAGGGCGTTGGAGGGCACTGTCATGCTTCCGACAAGGACAAAAGGTGGAAGACTATGAGATTGTCGAGGCAGAAGCAACGGAAGTAG